One genomic window of Garra rufa chromosome 2, GarRuf1.0, whole genome shotgun sequence includes the following:
- the LOC141325821 gene encoding myopalladin-like has translation MQCIICYPCRTANPLSCKKKELKQAPHFVEKLQNTGIAEGAPVRLECRVVGMPQPVIYWKKDNDTIPHSRDRVSMHQDTTGYVCLLIQPTRKEDAGWYTVSAKNEAGIISCTARLDIYAQWYQHVHAPMKKTQLSGSRYAALTGQGLDIKSAFPMSENGPLIFSASHSERTKESEEL, from the exons ATGCAGTGCATAATCTGTTATCCGTGTCGAACAGCAAATCCGTTGTCTTGTAAGA AAAAAGAGCTGAAGCAAGCTCCTCATTTTGTGGAAAAGCTGCAGAACACAGGCATCGCAGAGGGAGCCCCGGTGCGTTTGGAGTGCAGAGTTGTGGGAATGCCACAGCCGGTCATTTACTGGAAGAAAGACAATGACACAATCCCTCACTCGAGGGACAGAGTCAG CATGCATCAGGACACGACAGGTTATGTTTGTCTACTAATTCAACCGACCAGAAAGGAAGATGCTGGCTGGTACACGGTGTCTGCGAAAAATGAGGCAGGAATCATATCATGCACAGCCAGACTAGACATATATG CTCAGTGGTATCAGCACGTTCATGCACCGATGAAGAAAACGCAGCTCAGCGGGAGTCGATACGCTGCTCTAACCGGCCAGGGTCTGGATATAAAATCAGCCTTTCCCATGAGCGAGAACGGCCCCCTCATATTCTCTGCCTCCCACTCAGAGCGAACCAAAGAAAGTGAGGAGCTGTAG